A genomic window from Diospyros lotus cultivar Yz01 chromosome 2, ASM1463336v1, whole genome shotgun sequence includes:
- the LOC127794235 gene encoding protein STRICTOSIDINE SYNTHASE-LIKE 12-like: MRPVMLPTGGNHTEPQFVNDFTGRLPRYDPRTKRVLSVLMKGLGAATGVSISPHRNFLLVSEYHMKRVHRFWLRGSAANTSQVFLNLPRNPYKIRRTSSGAFWVAMASRSPNPTPLVITPLAQKLDINGVVLAELDLDKQYHNKTMTGVVEHNEALYPTSGFVSILGVYTKSKSPKLAMRTATQAIATN; encoded by the coding sequence AAACCATACAGAACCACAATTTGTGAACGACTTCACTGGGAGGCTGCCGAGGTATGACCCCAGGACCAAACGAGTACTATCAGTGTTGATGAAAGGACTTGGAGCAGCCACTGGCGTCTCAATTAGTCCCCACAGAAACTTTTTGCTTGTTTCGGAGTATCACATGAAGAGAGTTCATAGATTTTGGCTAAGAGGTTCTGCAGCTAATACCTCACAAGTCTTCTTGAACCTTCCAAGAAATCCATACAAAATTAGGAGGACTTCTTCTGGAGCTTTCTGGGTGGCAATGGCTTCCAGGAGTCCAAACCCGACGCCACTGGTGATTACTCCTTTGGCTCAAAAGTTGGATATAAATGGCGTAGTTCTAGCCGAGTTGGATCTTGACAAGCAATACCATAACAAGACGATGACTGGCGTTGTGGAGCACAATGAGGCATTGTACCCTACGTCTGGTTTTGTTAGCATCCTTGGTGTCTACACAAAATCGAAAAGCCCTAAGCTTGCAATGCGGACTGCTACCCAAGCAATTGCTACTAATTAA